In the Agrococcus beijingensis genome, CCGTGCCCGAGGCGACCATGTCGACGAAGCTCGCGCGCAGCCTGCAGCCGGATGCCGTGCCGCACGCCGACGCCGTCTTCAACCTGTCGCGCTCGGCGCTGCTCGTGGCCGCGCTGACGCAGAGCCCCGAGCTGCTGCTCGACGCCACCGAGGACCGCCTGCACCAGGCCTACCGCGCCAGCGCGATGCCCGAGACCAGCGCCCTGATCGGCGACCTGCGGGCCGCCGGCCACGCCGCCGTCGTCTCGGGTGCTGGCCCCTCGGTGCTCGTGCTCGCCTCCGACCCCGCAGCCCGCCTCGAGGCCGCCGCAATCGTCGAGCAGCGGCCCGCCGGGTGGCACGCGCGCCTGCTGGCCGTCGACATCCGCGGTGGTATGGTGGAGCCCATCCCCAGCAGCACCGCGGCCTAGCCGCGCGCAGGGGACATCCTGACTCCCTCGTCCGCATTCTGACGTGCTCGTCGGCCGCTCTCGGCCTTGGGCGCAGCGTTCGAGAAGGTCCCACGCCCGCGAGCATCGCGCGCGGGCCGACATCGAAGGAGCACTCGCGCCATGACGAGCGAGATCACCGACAGCATCCCCGCGGCAGCCGCCGCGGATTCCGAGACCACCACGACGGCGCCCAAGCGCCGCTCGCGCCGCGCGACGTCGACGTCGGTCGCAGCGCAGGCGGCAGCCCCCGCCGTCGAGGCGCCGGTCGCGACCGAGGCCCTCGCGGCCGACAGCGCAGCACCGGCTGCCGACGCCGCCGAGGCGCCCGCCGCCGAGGCGGGACCTATCAAGTGAGACCTATGTCATGAACCCAGACACCCCATCCTCCGCTCGACGTGCAGGCGGGATGTCCTCGGATGTCCCGCCTTCGTCGTCCTCGTCGTGCTGCACCGGAGCGCTCGGTGCAGATTCGGCACATCTGCCTGTAGGTTGGAGGCGTTCGATCGCCTCGTCACGTGTTGGAGCGTCCATGCCCCGCAGCCGTCCGTCGCTCCCCGACCGACCTGAGGTCGCACCGTGAGTGGCCGCATCCTCGTGGTCGATGACGACCGCGACATCCGCGATCTCGTCGCCATCAAGCTCGAGTCCGCGGGCCACGAGGTCGTCACCCGAGCCGACGGGTCGCAGGCGCTGGAAGCCGGGCTCGAAGGCGGCTGGGACGCGATCGTGCTCGACGTCATGATGCCCGGGATGTCGGGCATCGACGTGCTCCGCGCGCTCCGCGACCGCGGAG is a window encoding:
- a CDS encoding response regulator transcription factor, which gives rise to MSGRILVVDDDRDIRDLVAIKLESAGHEVVTRADGSQALEAGLEGGWDAIVLDVMMPGMSGIDVLRALRDRGVATPVILLTARGQEKDIEAGFAAGADHYVTKPFSPRALLARVTAAIG